A section of the Humulus lupulus chromosome 2, drHumLupu1.1, whole genome shotgun sequence genome encodes:
- the LOC133816844 gene encoding sister chromatid cohesion 1 protein 4 — MFYSQFILAKKGPLGTIWIAAHLERKLRKNQVADTDIGVSVDSILFPDVPIALRLSSHLLLGVVRIYSRKVNYLFDDCSEALLKIKQAFRSTAVDLPPEESTAPYHSITLPETFDLDDFELPDNEMFQGNYVDHHVSARDQITLQDTMEGVVYSTSQFGLDERFGDGDTSQIGFDLDEDLFLGKVAAQDNDGIPDGDLQASAPPMTPEEKDVMHEGIEGMSRTTEIMDVDGTGDQIEVTDADIEAFEHAEDPSTPGFVEHSSLSKFEGPLNFDGHLESKDHDLLEFEGPEDADNDISKCDAHETVAPLENGCLLSEVETKQANLQLHSASIPVATENISADNGVSTPLAAVEHDKPIPLAPECSNGNINAVDGPVRVEDIHNGVVINERTRHIGDGTDVQCPESPGVRLEETVASPSCSQVTTELEDPGRQTSSIDVETHNMGESCSPSNALLTNVVCPPESPGRPEVVNVEGQTSQEPIETNTLNHATHDFIASIDFPGLHACTQKELDVSSFGGEESHSIDVIRPDTENKQLSEPALWVETPADCRKLDEEMANVASCDIQLENFDRSVALDLPAPEKLLSFTDGFTSKPNDLLMESTPRVDESGAGIKITTGKKRSFTESTLTVHSLNSSDSFNMTRLNRTTESIPDDNDLLSSILVGRKSLVLKMKPTPPVPETISTKRLRSARRASASKRKVLMDDMMVLHGDMIRQQLTNTEGIRRLRKKAPCTSQEISMIQRQFLEAEIFNQPSFTGMSTALIFLHHEKFDLSRIRVCENDQSSDPVELTKNVESSVFVRSDLETQFVNIPIQSEIQHAENIDFRSQHENLGVVAEMEIDVQNIEVADAANHSVNGLESSIQIEPDSNDIANKMTENIVQGDLVDKSNGVDASAPMDTSCMSPQKFETEPIEETSLADTSNGRVDAIEDIGHGVEFSVDPEKDNFNLHASLVETEGYDIMLSGPGDQAVEVHENNDFSIMNPDEVQAPEEVREDKDLAFSCMQADGANLDSSLPLELNVDVENAPLNEGENADVKEIDVNEGITADSSAMELRADYEDDVTVGNDTEFLNVDDDDVEEDYEDDDDMPGAEDTRILENTGWSSRTRAVAKYLQTLFDKESVHGKRVLPMDNLLTGKTRKEASRMFFETLVLKTKDYINVEQEMPFDNINVKPRIKLMKSDF, encoded by the exons ATGTTTTACTCTCAGTTTATCTTGGCCAAGAAAGGTCCACTTGGGACGATATGGATTGCGGCCCATTTGGAGAGGAAGCTCCGCAAGAATCAGGTTGCAGACACCGATATCGGAGTCTCAGTAG ATTCAATTCTTTTTCCTGATGTTCCTATAGCACTCCGGTTGTCCAGCCATCTTTTACTTGGAGTTGTTAGGATATATTCAAGAAAGGTGAACTACCTTTTTGATGATTGCAGTGAGGCTTTGCTTAAGATAAAGCAAGCTTTTCGTTCCACTGCAGTTGATTTGCCTCCAGAAGAATCTACTGCACCATATCATTCCATCACCTTGCCAGAAACTTTTGACCTTGATGATTTTGAGCTTCCAGATAATGAAATGTTTCAGGG TAACTATGTTGATCATCATGTCAGTGCAAGAGATCAGATTACACTTCAAGATACCATGGAAGGTGTTGTTTACTCAACATCTCAGTTCGGATTGGATG AGCGATTTGGCGATGGTGATACTTCTCAAATTGGTTTCGACCTGGATGAG GACCTTTTCTTAGGCAAGGTTGCTGCCCAAGATAATGAtggaattccaga TGGTGATCTGCAGGCATCAGCTCCTCCAATGACACCTGAAGAAAAAGATGTAATGCATGAGGGCATTGAGGGGATGTCTAGAACTACAGAAATAATGGATGTGGATGGCACTGGGGACCAG ATTGAAGTCACTGATGCAGATATTGAAGCTTTTGAGCATGCTGAGGACCCATCTACTCCTGGATTTGTGGAACATTCAAGCCTGTCCAAGTTTGAAGGGCCTCTGAACTTTGATGGTCACTTGGAATCAAAAGACCACGATTTATTAGAATTTGAAGGACCTGAAGATGCAGATAATGATATTAGTAAGTGTGATGCCCACGAAACTGTTGCTCCTTTGGAGAATGGCTGCCTTTTGAGTGAAGTGGAGACGAAACAAGCAAATTTGCAGCTTCATTCAGCATCTATTCCAGTTGCTACAGAGAACATCTCTGCTGATAATGGGGTTTCAACACCATTAGCTGCTGTTGAGCATGATAAACCTATTCCTCTGGCTCCAGAGTGTTCAAATGGAAACATTAATGCAGTGGATGGTCCAGTCAGGGTGGAAGACATACACAATGGTGTTGTTATAAACGAAAGAACTAGACACATTGGTGACGGAACAGATGTACAATGCCCTGAATCTCCCGGAGTTAGATTGGAGGAAACTGTTGCATCTCCTAGCTGCTCCCAGGTGACCACAGAACTGGAGGATCCTGGTCGTCAGACTTCGTCAATTGACGTTGAAACTCACAACATGGGAGAATCATGCTCCCCTAGCAATGCATTGTTAACAAATGTTGTTTGTCCACCTGAGTCACCTGGGAGACCAGAGGTTGTGAATGTTGAAGGTCAGACTTCTCAAGAGCCAATAGAAACAAATACTTTGAATCATGCTACTCATGATTTCATTGCATCTATTGATTTTCCTGGACTCCATGCCTGCACTCAGAAAGAACTTGATGTATCATCTTTTGGAG GTGAAGAGAGCCATTCAATTGATGTTATAAGACCGGACACAGAAAATAAACAGCTTTCTGAACCTGCTTTATGGGTAGAGACTCCAGCTGACTGCAGGAAGTTGGATGAAGAAATGGCTAATGTAGCATCTTGTGATATTCAGTTAGAGAATTTTGACAGATCTGTGGCTTTAGACTTACCTGCCCCTGAAAAGCTGCTCTCTTTTACTGATGGGTTTACTAGTAAACCAAATGATTTGTTGATGGAGTCCACACCTAGGGTTGATGAGAGTGGTGCTGGGATCAAAATTACGACAGGAAAGAAACGTAGCTTCACAGAGAGTACTTTGACTGTACATAGTTTAAACTCGAGTGACTCGTTTAATATGACCAGGTTGAATAGAACCACAGAATCCATTCCTGATGATAATGATTTGCTGTCCTCTATCTTAG TTGGAAGAAAATCATTAGTTTTGAAGATGAAGCCCACTCCACCTGTACCTGAAACAATTTCAACGAAACGCCTTCGGTCTGCTCGCCGGGCTAGTGCCTCGAAGAGAAAAGTGCTTATGGATGATATGATGGTTCTACATGGCGA TATGATACGCCAACAATTGACAAATACAGAAGGCATACGTCGCCTGCGTAAGAAAGCTCCCTGTACTAGCCAAGAAATCTCAATGATTCAAAGACAATTCTTGGAGGCAGAAATTTTTAATCAACCCAGTTTTACTG GTATGTCCACAGCACTGATATTTTTGCACCATGAGAAATTTGATTTGAGTAGGATAAGGGTTTGTGAAAATGATCAAAGCAGTGATCCTGTTGAATTGACGAAGAATGTAGAGTCTTCTGTTTTTGTCAGAAGTGATTTGGAAACACAATTTGTTAACATTCCCATTCAAAGTGAGATTCAGCACGCTGAAAACATTGACTTCAGATCTCAACATGAAAACTTGGGTGTGGTAGCTGAAATGGAAATTGATGTACAAAATATTGAAGTGGCTGATGCAGCAAATCATTCTGTTAATGGGCTTGAGTCGTCAATTCAGATTGAACCTGATTCCAATGATATTGCCAACAAGATGACAGAAAACATTGTGCAAGGAGATCTTGTGGATAAGAGTAATGGTGTAGATGCTTCTGCACCAATGGATACATCATGCATGTCTCCACAGAAGTTTGAAACTGAGCCTATTGAGGAAACATCACTAGCAGACACAAGTAATGGGAGAGTTGATGCTATTGAAGATATTGGACATGGTGTTGAATTTAGTGTAGATCCTGAGAAAGATAATTTCAATTTACATGCCTCCCTCGTGGAAACTGAGGGGTATGATATTATGCTTTCTGGGCCTGGAGATCAAGCTGTAGAAGTACATGAAAACAACGATTTCAGCATTATGAATCCGGATGAGGTCCAGGCACCAGAAGAAGTACGTGAAGACAAGGATTTGGCTTTTAGCTGTATGCAAGCTGATGGAGCTAACTTAGATTCTAGTCTTCCCTTAGAACTGAATGTGGATGTAGAAAATGCTCCCTTGAATGAAGGAGAAAATGCAGACGTCAAGGAAATTGATGTAAATGAAGGAATAACGGCTGACAGTTCTGCAATGGAGCTTCGTGCT GATTATGAAGATGATGTCACAGTTGGAAATGACACAG AATTTTTGAATGTAGATGATGACGACGTAGAAGAAGActatgaagatgatgatgatatgCCAGGTGCTGAAGATACTCGTATTCTTGAAAACACTGGATGGTCTTCTCGAACCAG GGCTGTTGCCAAGTATCTCCAAACCTTATTTGACAAGGAATCTGTGCATGGAAAGAGGGTTCTCCCAATGGACAATCTATTGACGGGGAAAACTCGCAAGGAAGCATCAAGGATGTTTTTCGAGACACTG GTTCTAAAGACAAAGGATTACATCAATGTAGAACAGGAAATGCCCTTTGACAACATCAATGTAAAGCCGAGAATAAAGCTCATGAAATCCGACTTCTGA
- the LOC133816847 gene encoding LRR receptor-like serine/threonine-protein kinase GSO2, producing MGTFFSISVVVVVVFFLCFVHSTDYAHALTAPSDISALKAFKASIKPSSIPSWSCLASWDFAAADPCASPRRIHFTCGLTCSPDSTRLTQITLDPVGYSGTLTPLLSQLTQLHTLDLADNYFYGPIPSSISSLLNLQSLTLRSNNFSGSLPSSIANLKLLQALDLSRNSLSGFLPGAMDSMSGLRRLDLSFNRLEGSIPRLPPNLLELALKGNSLSGPLSKSSFDGSTQLEVVELSENSLTGTLRSWFFLLPSIQQVNLSNNSLTGVEISTPAAGQSDLVAVDLGFNKIQGYAPVNFAAYPLLSSLSLRYNRLRGKIPLEFGKKKSLRRLYLDGNFLIGQPPATFFGGQGQVSGSFGDNCLWGCPPSSQLCLPNQKPSSICKQAYGGKPKS from the coding sequence ATGGGCACCTTCTTCTCTATCTCcgtcgtcgtcgtcgtcgtcTTCTTCCTCTGTTTTGTCCACTCCACCGATTATGCTCATGCTCTCACTGCACCCTCTGACATCTCAGCCCTCAAGGCCTTCAAAGCCTCCATTAAACCCTCTTCCATTCCATCCTGGTCCTGCTTAGCCTCCTGGGACTTCGCCGCTGCCGACCCATGTGCCTCCCCTCGCCGGATCCACTTCACCTGTGGACTCACCTGTTCTCCCGACTCCACCCGCCTCACCCAGATCACTCTCGACCCCGTTGGCTACTCCGGCACCCTCACCCCACTCCTCTCCCAGCTCACCCAACTCCACACTCTCGACCTCGCCGATAACTACTTCTACGGCCCCATTCCTTCCTCCATATCTTCCCTCCTCAATCTCCAATCCCTCACTCTCCGATCCAACAACTTCTCCGGCTCGCTTCCCTCCTCCATCGCCAACCTCAAGCTCCTCCAAGCTCTCGACCTTTCGCGTAATTCTCTCTCCGGGTTTCTTCCCGGTGCCATGGATTCCATGTCCGGGTTGCGTCGGCTCGATCTGAGTTTCAACCGACTCGAAGGCTCGATCCCCAGACTCCCACCGAATTTGCTCGAACTCGCTCTCAAGGGAAATTCCTTGTCCGGGCCGCTGTCCAAATCGTCCTTCGACGGTTCGACTCAGTTGGAAGTGGTCGAACTCAGCGAGAACTCGCTCACCGGAACACTGCGGAGCTGGTTCTTTCTCCTACCGTCAATCCAGCAGGTTAATCTGTCCAATAACAGCCTGACAGGTGTCGAGATCTCGACGCCCGCCGCGGGACAAAGCGACCTCGTGGCCGTCGATTTGGGCTTCAACAAAATCCAAGGATACGCACCTGTTAATTTCGCGGCTTATCCTCTGTTATCGTCTCTGTCTCTTCGGTACAATCGGTTACGTGGCAAAATCCCATTGGAGTTCGGGAAAAAGAAGTCGTTGAGAAGACTTTACTTGGATGGAAACTTTTTGATCGGTCAGCCCCCAGCGACCTTCTTCGGCGGGCAGGGGCAGGTCTCGGGCAGCTTTGGGGATAATTGCCTGTGGGGCTGTCCACCGTCCTCACAGCTGTGCCTACCTAACCAAAAACCCAGTTCCATATGCAAGCAAGCCTATGGTGGAAAACCAAAGTCTTGA
- the LOC133816846 gene encoding beta-glucosidase 42, whose protein sequence is MVKKEEFLTGDEIREVARADFPPNFVFGVATSAYQVEGASNEGGRGPSIWDAFSHTPGKILDGSNGDIAVDQYHKYKEDVELISQLGFQAYRFSISWSRIFPDGLGTKVNEEGIAYYNNLINALLERGIQPYVTLYHWDLPLHLQEIMLGWLNKDIAKYFAIYAETCFENFGDRVKNWFTINEPLQTAVNGHCVGVFAPGRYEQASTEPYLASHHQLLAHAAAYSVYQSKFKEKQGGKVGLVVDCEWSEPNSDKIEDQTAAARRLDFQIGWYLHPIFYGDYPESMREKIGEQLPKFTEEEKNLLRNSVDYIGLNHYTTRLISHAKDSSAESDYYGAQEMERIVEWEGGETIGEKAASEWLYVVPWGIRKVINYVVKTYNNPTIFITENGMDDEENKAAQLHEMLDDKLRVTYFKGYLAGVAQAIKDGADVRGYFAWSLLDNFEWAMGYTKRFGIVYVDYNNNRLTRHPKSSAYWFLRFLKGDEDKKGKEE, encoded by the exons ATGGTGAAGAAGGAGGAGTTTTTGACGGGAGACGAGATCAGAGAGGTAGCCAGAGCTGACTTCCCACCCAACTTCGTCTTTGGGGTGGCCACTTCTGCTTATCAG GTTGAAGGTGCGAGCAATGAGGGTGGTAGAGGTCCAAGTATTTGGGATGCTTTTTCACACACTCCAG GTAAAATTCTTGATGGAAGCAATGGGGACATTGCAGTGGACCAATATCATAAGTACAAG GAAGATGTTGAGCTCATTTCCCAGCTGGGATTTCAAGCTTATCGATTTTCCATATCATGGTCTCGCATCTTCCCAGATGGTTTGGGAACCAAGGTCAATGAAGAGGGAATTGCTTATTACAACAATCTCATTAATGCTCTTCTTGAGAGAG GTATCCAGCCTTATGTAACTTTGTACCATTGGGATCTTCCCTTGCATCTTCAAGAGATAATGTTAGGGTGGCTCAACAAGGATATAGC AAAATACTTCGCCATATATGCAGAGACTTGCTTTGAAAATTTTGGTGATAGAGTCAAAAATTGGTTTACGATCAATGAGCCCCTTCAAACTGCTGTAAACGGTCATTGTGTCGGAGTATTTGCTCCAGGGAGATATGAGCAGGCATCCACAGAACCATATTTGGCTTCACATCATCAACTCTTGGCCCATGCTGCTGCTTATTCCGTTTACCAAAGCAAGTTCAAG GAAAAACAAGGGGGGAAAGTGGGTTTGGTAGTAGATTGTGAATGGTCAGAACCTAATTCAGATAAGATTGAAGATCAAACAGCTGCGGCAAGGCGCCTTGATTTCCAAATTGGATG GTACCTGCACCCAATTTTTTATGGAGATTATCCTGAATCTATGCGTGAAAAAATTGGAGAGCAACTTCCCAAATTCACAGAGGAAGAAAAGAATTTGCTTAGGAATTCTGTGGACTATATTGGCCTGAATCATTATACAACAAGATTAATTTCACATGCAAAAGATAGCAGTGCAGAAAGTGACTACTACGGAGCACAAGAGATGGAGAGAATTG TTGAATGGGAAGGAGGTGAGACAATCGGTGAGAAG GCGGCATCGGAGTGGCTTTATGTTGTTCCTTGGGGAATCCGGAAGGTTATTAATTACGTAGTCAAAACATACAATAACCCAACAATTTTTATTACTGAGAATG GTATGGATGACGAAGAAAATAAGGCTGCCCAGCTTCATGAAATGCTAGATGATAAGCTGAGAGTTACTTACTTCAAGGGATATCTTGCTGGAGTTGCTCAGGCAATCAA GGATGGAGCAGATGTGAGGGGATACTTTGCGTGGTCATTGTTGGACAACTTCGAGTGGGCTATGGGCTATACAAAACGATTTGGCATAGTCTATGTCGACTACAACAACAACCGGCTTACCCGCCACCCTAAATCCTCTGCTTATTGGTTCTTGCGGTTTCTTAAAGGTGATGAAGATAAGAAAGGCAAGGAAGAGTAG